The Castanea sativa cultivar Marrone di Chiusa Pesio chromosome 11, ASM4071231v1 genome contains a region encoding:
- the LOC142616255 gene encoding uncharacterized protein LOC142616255: MGGGPYGAVDRKLYVGNLHFNMIESQLRAIFEPFGPVELVQLPLDLETGHCKGFGFVQFAKLEDAKAAQSLNGKVEIAGRTIKVSSITEHVGTQDTGAKSADFDDDDGGGLEAVGERL, encoded by the exons ATGGGAGGAG GTCCATATGGAGCAGTTGATAGAAAACTATATGTGGGCAACTTGCACTTTAACATGATTGAAAGCCAACTTAGAGCG ATTTTTGAGCCCTTTGGTCCTGTGGAGCTTGTTCAACTGCCCCTTGATCTTGAGACAGGACACTGCAAGGGTTTTGGATTTGTTCAA TTTGCCAAACTTGAAGATGCAAAGGCAGCACAATCTTTGAATGGAAAAGTGGAAATTGCTGGTCGAACTATCAAG GTTTCATCGATAACAGAGCATGTTGGAACACAAGATACTGGAGCAAAATCAGCAGactttgatgatgatgatgggggTGGTTTG GAGGCAGTCGGGGAACGGTTATGA